GCAGGAAGATGCGCGCGATGCTCCGCGCGACGATGACGAGTTCGTGGCCCCGGATGGTGCTCACCGCTTGTTCGCGACTCGAGCCGCAGCCGAAGTTCTCGTCGGCGACGATGATGCTGCCGGCCGGGATCGCCTTGGCCTTGAGCTGCGCGTTGAACTCCGTGCGATCGTTGAAACAGAACTGCGGCGTTTCGGTCGGGAGGACCGTGGCCATGAACCGTCCGGGATAGATGTCGTCGGTGCTGATGTCCTTCCCGAGCTTCAGTACGACCTTGCCCATGTCAGCGACCTCCTACGCGCGGATCGGTGATGACGCCGGTGATGGCGCTGGCCGCGGCGACGGCCGAGCTGCACAGGTAGACCTCGGATTTCGGGTTGCCCATGCGGCCCTTGAAGTTGCGGTTGGTGGTGGCGAGCGCCACCTCCTCGTCGCCGAGCGCCCCCTGGTGGATGCCCAGGCACGGTCCGCAGCCCGAGTTCATCACCACGGCGCCGGCCCTCATGAACTCCTGCAGGTAGCCGGCCTCCAGCGCCTGGGAGTAGATCCGCCCGGAGGCGGGGAAGACCAGCATGCGCGTGCCCGGAGCGACCTGCTTGCCCTTGAGGATCCCGGCGGCGATCTCGAGATCGTCCAGGCGGCCGTTCGTGCAGCTGCCGATCACGATCTGCTGGACGGCCTTGCCGGCGACCTCGCCGATCGGCTTCACGTTGTCGACCGTGTGCGGGCAGGCGATCTGCGGTTCGAGCCGGGACACGTCGACCTCGACGACCCTTTCGTAGACGGCGTCGTCGTCCGGCCGGACCCGCGCGAGGGGCCCGGTGACGCCGGCCTCCTGGCGCAGGTAACGCTCGGTCTCTGCGTCGGCGGGCACGATGCCGCTGGTGGCGCCGGCCTCGACGCTCATGTTGCAGATGGTGAGGCGCCCGCTCGTCGACATCGCCGCGATCGTGTCGCCGTGGAACTCGAGCACGCGGAAATTGGCGCCTTGGGCCGTGAGGCGGCCGATCAGGTGCAGGATCAGGTCCTTCGGGCCGACGTGCTCCTGGAACCGGCCGCTGACGACGACCTTGATGGTCG
This portion of the bacterium genome encodes:
- a CDS encoding 3-isopropylmalate dehydratase — encoded protein: MGKVVLKLGKDISTDDIYPGRFMATVLPTETPQFCFNDRTEFNAQLKAKAIPAGSIIVADENFGCGSSREQAVSTIRGHELVIVARSIARIFLQNAINLGLNLVICPTIEAEAGDELELASGRVLNRTSGKEFATEPLPPARQAIVDAGGLIPYTRKKLLELPAR
- a CDS encoding 3-isopropylmalate dehydratase large subunit; this encodes MGMTVVEKILAGAAGAKAVKALDIVEPRVDLAMSHENAALVINQFNEIHQGTDREPKPWDPDRIAIIFDHRVPAEGPKTATNQKLIRGFVARHGIAKFHDIRGDLGGICHQILPERGYVRPGFVVVGTDSHTTSHGALGCFAFGIGATEMASVWTLGVALNIEVPPTIKVVVSGRFQEHVGPKDLILHLIGRLTAQGANFRVLEFHGDTIAAMSTSGRLTICNMSVEAGATSGIVPADAETERYLRQEAGVTGPLARVRPDDDAVYERVVEVDVSRLEPQIACPHTVDNVKPIGEVAGKAVQQIVIGSCTNGRLDDLEIAAGILKGKQVAPGTRMLVFPASGRIYSQALEAGYLQEFMRAGAVVMNSGCGPCLGIHQGALGDEEVALATTNRNFKGRMGNPKSEVYLCSSAVAAASAITGVITDPRVGGR